A single Endozoicomonas sp. NE40 DNA region contains:
- a CDS encoding KdsC family phosphatase, giving the protein MDSSLKPSAAKVRLAVFDVDGVLTDGKLFFGEQGEALKCFHTLDGHGLKMLQQAGIKTAIITGRRSTFVEKRASDLGVDFLYQGREDKINALNELLETEHYSMDEIAYLGDDLPDLPVIRRVGFGCVVINAHPFVRQHAQAVTDNHGGLGAAREFCDFILDAQGKLEPMLAEYL; this is encoded by the coding sequence GTACGTCTGGCAGTCTTTGATGTTGATGGCGTACTGACCGACGGCAAGCTGTTTTTTGGCGAACAGGGTGAAGCTCTGAAATGCTTTCATACACTGGACGGCCACGGCCTGAAAATGCTGCAACAGGCAGGTATCAAAACAGCCATCATTACCGGACGACGTTCGACGTTTGTAGAAAAGCGTGCGAGTGACCTGGGGGTCGATTTTCTGTATCAGGGTCGTGAGGATAAAATCAATGCCCTGAATGAACTGCTGGAAACCGAGCACTATAGCATGGATGAAATTGCGTATCTGGGCGATGACCTGCCAGACCTGCCCGTTATCCGCCGTGTCGGTTTTGGCTGCGTAGTGATCAATGCGCACCCATTTGTCCGTCAACATGCACAGGCAGTGACCGATAACCATGGAGGTCTGGGCGCTGCAAGGGAATTCTGTGACTTTATCCTTGATGCCCAGGGTAAGCTGGAGCCGATGCTGGCAGAATACCTTTAA
- the lptC gene encoding LPS export ABC transporter periplasmic protein LptC, whose translation MPITSSYKSYLLVACVLMTMVGIGYWSYDGGLHVTGQNRQPEIQENADYYLVDATITQFNETGTLEYELTSNAITHYPHNDTTLLKTPHLRSYSDPQKPMIADALNGKLLPGDQDIELWDDVVMIQTDTSNGSQVRMDTDFITIYSEQSLAVTDRPVLITNDTGRTRAIGMEAFYKDSLVKLKSRVRGFHEPKQP comes from the coding sequence ATGCCTATAACCAGCTCTTACAAAAGCTATCTGTTAGTTGCCTGTGTGCTGATGACCATGGTTGGCATAGGCTACTGGTCGTACGACGGTGGTTTGCATGTTACAGGACAGAACCGTCAGCCTGAAATACAGGAAAACGCAGACTACTATCTAGTAGACGCCACCATTACCCAGTTCAATGAAACGGGAACGCTGGAATACGAGCTGACTTCCAACGCCATTACTCACTATCCGCATAATGACACCACCCTGCTCAAAACGCCCCATCTGCGCAGCTACAGCGACCCACAGAAACCCATGATAGCCGATGCCCTGAACGGCAAACTGCTGCCCGGAGACCAGGATATTGAACTCTGGGACGACGTAGTCATGATCCAGACCGACACCAGCAATGGCAGTCAGGTACGTATGGACACCGATTTTATCACCATATACTCTGAGCAAAGTCTTGCTGTAACAGACCGTCCGGTCCTGATTACTAACGACACTGGTCGTACCAGAGCCATCGGTATGGAAGCGTTCTACAAGGACAGTCTGGTTAAACTCAAATCAAGGGTACGAGGATTCCATGAACCTAAACAGCCTTGA
- the lptA gene encoding lipopolysaccharide transport periplasmic protein LptA — protein MNLNSLEQNKKLEPNKKLKRNKKPERNAKKTIRSILGIFLLLPTLAMALPSDREMPIEIESDSADIDNKKGVSVYRGDVVMTQGSTRITGDVVTVYTENQEVRKIVAEGINKRAYYEEEQPDAQGTLQAWGHTIDYKVLDEKIHLIRQAQLVKKGDSFKGERIDYDLKQQKVNAKGLDNSQGEGRVQMVIQPRPEQQEKK, from the coding sequence ATGAACCTAAACAGCCTTGAGCAGAATAAAAAGCTTGAGCCGAACAAAAAGCTTAAGCGGAATAAAAAGCCTGAACGTAATGCAAAAAAAACTATACGTTCAATTTTAGGTATCTTCCTGCTACTGCCCACCCTGGCCATGGCGCTGCCATCGGATCGGGAAATGCCCATCGAAATCGAGTCCGACTCGGCAGATATTGATAACAAAAAAGGTGTTTCAGTCTACCGGGGCGATGTCGTAATGACCCAGGGCAGCACCCGAATCACCGGCGATGTCGTAACGGTATACACCGAAAACCAGGAAGTGCGGAAGATTGTTGCCGAGGGCATTAACAAACGTGCCTACTACGAAGAAGAACAGCCCGATGCCCAGGGAACGTTGCAGGCATGGGGACATACTATTGACTACAAAGTGCTGGATGAAAAAATCCATCTGATCCGTCAGGCCCAGCTCGTAAAGAAAGGTGACTCGTTCAAGGGTGAACGCATCGATTACGACCTGAAGCAGCAAAAAGTCAACGCCAAAGGTCTGGACAACAGTCAGGGCGAAGGACGAGTACAGATGGTCATTCAGCCCAGACCCGAGCAACAGGAAAAGAAATAA
- the lptB gene encoding LPS export ABC transporter ATP-binding protein, protein MVTLKAEHLSKSYKGRKVVKDVSLAVNSGQIVGLLGPNGAGKTTCFYMIVGLVKADGGKVSINNKDLTHQPMHGRARAGVGYLPQEASIFRKLSVTDNILAILQTRKDLNKQQQFDKMESLLDEFNIGHIRDSAGMSLSGGERRRVEIARALATDPDFVLLDEPFAGVDPISVGDIKAIVRQLQGRGIGVLITDHNVRETLDICEKAYIVSEGGIIAEGDSQTVLSNQKVRDVYLGHQFSL, encoded by the coding sequence ATGGTTACGCTAAAGGCAGAACACCTCAGTAAAAGCTACAAAGGCAGAAAGGTCGTTAAAGACGTCTCTCTGGCCGTCAACAGCGGCCAGATTGTGGGCCTGCTGGGACCTAACGGGGCAGGTAAAACCACCTGCTTCTACATGATTGTCGGCCTGGTAAAAGCTGATGGTGGCAAAGTCAGCATTAACAACAAAGACCTGACTCACCAGCCCATGCATGGGCGGGCAAGGGCTGGTGTTGGTTACCTGCCACAGGAAGCCTCAATATTCCGCAAGCTGTCGGTAACAGACAATATCCTTGCCATTTTGCAAACACGCAAAGACCTCAATAAACAGCAGCAGTTCGACAAGATGGAATCACTGCTGGATGAGTTCAACATAGGCCACATCCGCGACAGCGCCGGCATGAGCCTGTCGGGCGGTGAACGTCGGCGGGTGGAAATAGCCAGGGCGCTGGCTACCGACCCTGATTTTGTCCTGCTTGATGAGCCATTTGCCGGTGTTGACCCGATCTCGGTCGGAGATATCAAGGCGATTGTCAGACAACTGCAAGGCCGTGGCATTGGTGTACTGATCACCGATCACAATGTTCGTGAAACACTGGATATCTGTGAAAAGGCTTATATCGTCAGCGAAGGTGGCATCATTGCTGAAGGTGACAGCCAGACCGTTTTGAGCAACCAGAAGGTTCGTGACGTTTACCTGGGCCATCAGTTCAGTTTGTAG
- a CDS encoding RNA polymerase factor sigma-54, translating to MKPSLQLKMGQQLTMTPQLQQAIRLLQLSTLDLQQEIQEVLESNPMLESEEAIQDQESRDQEASNAAEGEQLVDLNAQEPPASSESQEPEWSESIPNDLPVDSGWEEIYSSMPSGSDDEFDPLNRSRTTESLQEYLQWQLNLTPTTDTDRLLGEAIIEATNPDGYLTTSLDDIYQSLALDPALAELDFDELKVMQRRIQQFDPVGCGSENLKECLSVQLAQLSSQTPFIHEAQKLIDHHLEALGSRDYSQIMRRTRMKEHQLKDALGLIQSLNPKPGSEVDQTEPEYITPDISVRKIKERWVVELNSESLPRLRINNSYASMVQRANSSRDNQFMKNQLQEARWFLKNLQSRNETLLKVATKIVNFQQGFLEQGDEGMKPLVLADIAEAVDMHESTISRVTTQKYMHTPRGVYELKYFFSSHVSTDSGGECSSTAIRALIKKLVQDENPKKPLSDNKIAGLLGEQGIKVARRTIAKYRESMHIPPSNERKRLV from the coding sequence ATGAAGCCCTCTCTACAGCTTAAAATGGGTCAGCAGTTGACGATGACACCGCAACTGCAACAAGCCATTCGCCTGTTACAGCTTTCGACACTGGACCTGCAACAGGAAATCCAGGAGGTGCTGGAATCCAACCCGATGCTGGAAAGCGAAGAGGCCATTCAGGATCAGGAGAGCCGCGACCAGGAAGCCAGTAACGCTGCTGAAGGTGAGCAACTGGTTGACCTCAATGCCCAGGAGCCACCGGCATCCTCAGAGTCTCAGGAACCCGAATGGTCAGAAAGCATCCCAAACGATCTGCCCGTCGATTCCGGCTGGGAGGAAATCTACTCCAGCATGCCGTCAGGCAGTGACGATGAGTTTGATCCGCTGAACCGCTCCCGGACCACCGAGTCTCTGCAGGAATACCTGCAATGGCAACTGAACCTGACCCCCACGACAGATACTGACAGATTGCTGGGCGAAGCGATCATCGAAGCCACGAACCCTGATGGTTATCTGACAACGTCACTGGACGATATCTACCAGAGCCTTGCCCTGGACCCGGCGCTTGCAGAACTCGATTTTGATGAGCTGAAAGTCATGCAGCGGCGTATTCAGCAGTTTGACCCGGTTGGCTGTGGCAGTGAAAACCTGAAAGAGTGCCTGTCCGTACAACTGGCTCAGCTGTCCTCACAAACCCCCTTTATTCACGAAGCCCAAAAGCTGATTGACCATCACCTGGAAGCCCTGGGCAGCCGGGATTACAGCCAGATCATGCGCCGCACCCGGATGAAAGAGCATCAGCTCAAGGATGCACTGGGCCTGATACAGAGCCTGAATCCCAAGCCCGGCTCTGAAGTGGATCAAACTGAACCGGAATACATCACACCGGATATCTCTGTTCGAAAAATTAAAGAGCGCTGGGTGGTCGAGCTGAATTCTGAGTCACTGCCTCGCCTTCGTATTAACAACAGTTATGCGTCAATGGTCCAGCGAGCCAACAGCAGCCGCGACAACCAGTTTATGAAAAACCAGCTGCAGGAAGCCCGCTGGTTTCTGAAAAACCTGCAAAGCCGTAATGAAACATTACTGAAAGTGGCTACCAAGATCGTTAACTTCCAGCAGGGCTTTCTGGAACAGGGCGACGAAGGAATGAAACCGCTGGTGCTTGCGGACATCGCTGAAGCGGTGGATATGCATGAATCAACTATTTCCCGGGTCACGACCCAGAAGTACATGCATACGCCCAGAGGCGTCTATGAGCTGAAGTATTTCTTTTCCAGCCATGTCAGCACAGACAGCGGCGGAGAGTGTTCATCCACTGCTATTCGCGCGCTGATCAAAAAGCTGGTTCAGGATGAAAATCCGAAAAAGCCGCTCAGTGACAACAAAATTGCCGGTTTACTGGGAGAACAGGGTATAAAAGTAGCCCGACGAACCATCGCCAAATATCGGGAGTCGATGCATATACCCCCTTCCAATGAACGCAAACGCCTGGTGTAA
- the hpf gene encoding ribosome hibernation-promoting factor, HPF/YfiA family: MQVNISGHHVEVTQALKDYVTKKLDRLAAHFDHITNVQVTLSVEKLLHKAEAILHIRGADINATAESDDMYAAIDDLSDKIDRQLVKHKEKTLDRMQGARG; this comes from the coding sequence ATGCAAGTCAACATCAGTGGACATCATGTAGAGGTGACTCAAGCTCTGAAAGACTATGTCACTAAAAAACTCGACCGCCTGGCAGCTCACTTCGATCACATCACTAATGTACAGGTCACCTTGAGCGTAGAGAAACTACTGCATAAGGCAGAAGCGATCCTGCACATACGTGGAGCTGACATCAATGCGACCGCTGAATCCGATGACATGTACGCGGCTATTGACGATTTGTCAGATAAAATCGACCGACAGCTGGTAAAACACAAGGAAAAGACGCTCGATCGCATGCAGGGAGCCCGAGGCTGA
- the ptsN gene encoding PTS IIA-like nitrogen regulatory protein PtsN has product MIIKNILTPERTLHGVQGVSKKKILETIAEQISEHVPAINAKDLFNNLINRERLGTTGLGNGIALPHCRSKACPEPTGLFIRLSEPVDFDAVDREPVDLIFALIVPEESTQEHLDILKALAQRFTDDYLLSQIRSANSSENLYQILTAPV; this is encoded by the coding sequence ATGATTATTAAAAACATTCTAACCCCCGAACGCACCCTCCATGGTGTGCAAGGGGTCAGCAAAAAGAAAATCCTGGAAACTATTGCGGAACAGATCAGCGAACATGTTCCCGCTATCAATGCCAAGGACCTGTTCAACAACCTCATCAACAGAGAACGACTGGGTACCACCGGACTGGGCAACGGCATTGCACTGCCTCACTGCCGCTCCAAAGCCTGCCCGGAGCCAACCGGCCTGTTCATTCGCCTGTCAGAGCCCGTCGATTTTGACGCGGTGGACCGGGAGCCTGTTGACCTGATTTTCGCTTTGATCGTCCCTGAAGAAAGCACTCAGGAACATCTGGATATCCTGAAAGCCCTGGCCCAGCGCTTCACCGATGATTACCTGCTCAGTCAGATCCGGTCAGCTAACTCTTCGGAAAACCTGTATCAGATACTGACAGCACCGGTCTGA
- the rapZ gene encoding RNase adapter RapZ has translation MKLVIISGRSGSGKSAALHALEDQGYYCVDNLPATMLSQLPEQLSEGANEPPRMAVSIDVRNVPGALEHFPRLLKKLRHQGIDCQVLFLDADSSCLMKRYSSTRRKHPLTNDKVSLIEAIDLETSLLGPVAAQADIRIDTSPLSVHEIHEQVRHKVIGDGTKSMTLMIQSFGFKHGMPVDADYVFDVRCLPNPYWDESIRQYTGRDKPVQDFLAAEPMVTEMFEDLKQFVEKWLPRFESGQRSYMTIAIGCTGGQHRSVYISEQLGAWFSERFDRVQVRHRELSK, from the coding sequence ATGAAACTCGTTATCATCAGCGGCCGTTCAGGTTCAGGAAAAAGTGCAGCACTCCATGCCCTTGAGGATCAGGGGTACTATTGTGTCGACAACCTGCCAGCCACCATGCTCAGCCAGCTACCGGAACAGCTTAGCGAAGGAGCCAACGAGCCACCCAGAATGGCAGTCAGCATCGATGTTCGTAATGTTCCCGGAGCCCTGGAGCATTTTCCAAGACTGTTGAAAAAACTCAGACACCAGGGAATCGACTGCCAGGTGCTGTTTCTGGACGCTGACAGCAGTTGCCTGATGAAGCGTTACAGCTCAACCCGCCGCAAGCATCCTCTGACGAATGACAAGGTATCACTGATCGAAGCCATAGACCTGGAAACCAGCCTGCTGGGACCCGTGGCGGCACAGGCTGATATTCGCATCGACACATCGCCACTGTCCGTGCATGAAATTCATGAACAGGTTCGCCACAAGGTCATTGGTGATGGCACCAAAAGCATGACCCTGATGATTCAGTCCTTTGGTTTTAAACACGGTATGCCGGTGGATGCTGACTATGTATTTGATGTTCGCTGCCTGCCTAACCCATACTGGGATGAATCCATCCGGCAATACACCGGACGGGACAAGCCGGTTCAGGACTTCCTTGCCGCAGAACCCATGGTGACGGAGATGTTTGAAGACCTGAAGCAATTCGTGGAAAAATGGTTACCAAGGTTTGAATCCGGCCAGCGCAGCTACATGACTATTGCCATAGGCTGCACCGGCGGACAACACCGCTCAGTCTATATTAGTGAACAGCTGGGAGCCTGGTTCAGCGAACGGTTTGACCGGGTTCAGGTTCGACACAGGGAGCTATCCAAATAA
- a CDS encoding HPr family phosphocarrier protein: MIQTQATIINKLGLHARAASKFVSTTSNFISQVKVGLNGREVDGKSIMAIMMLAAGQGTILDLTFDGEDEQEAADALCNLINDYFEEGE, from the coding sequence ATGATCCAGACGCAAGCGACCATCATCAACAAACTTGGATTGCACGCTCGTGCAGCATCCAAGTTTGTCTCGACCACTTCCAACTTTATCAGTCAGGTTAAAGTCGGTCTGAACGGTCGTGAAGTGGATGGAAAAAGCATTATGGCGATCATGATGCTGGCTGCAGGTCAGGGAACCATCCTTGACCTGACGTTTGACGGTGAAGACGAGCAGGAAGCAGCTGACGCACTGTGCAATCTGATCAACGATTATTTTGAAGAAGGTGAGTAA
- the mgtE gene encoding magnesium transporter gives MVQQLQLSIGDKELKELNEALEHGVSPELRRMLNSLPAADAAHLLESSPPKLRSLLWRLIDQEQEGDVLQELSDEVRQFFLDRMNIAELKAITDGQDVDDIADLLQQLPGTITRRVLDSMDSQDRQRIEVVLSYPEDTAGGLMNTDMITIRPSNTVDVVLRYLRRHEKIPEMTDSLLVVNRRDEYIGSLPLGILLTTDPSATVYEVMQTDVTPIPADTEDTQVAQIFERQDLVSAPVISDKGKLLGRITIDDVVDVIREEAEHSMMSMAGLDDDEDTFAPVFKTARRRAVWLGINLITAFIAASVIGMFQTTIDKVVALAVLMPIVAGMGGNAGGQALTLVIRGMALGQISSTNLRWLLSRELAVGFMNGLLWASLVALIAYLWFNDPIISLVIGCAMVINLSAAVIVGASLPVILKSMNIDPSLAGTIILTTISDVLGFFSFLGLATLFYA, from the coding sequence ATGGTCCAGCAACTGCAACTGAGTATCGGAGACAAGGAGCTTAAAGAGCTCAACGAGGCACTGGAACACGGCGTCTCACCGGAACTCAGGCGCATGCTCAACAGCCTTCCGGCGGCTGATGCAGCACACCTGCTGGAATCCTCCCCTCCCAAACTCCGCAGCCTGCTCTGGCGCTTAATCGACCAGGAGCAGGAAGGTGATGTACTGCAGGAACTCAGCGACGAAGTCCGGCAGTTCTTTCTGGACCGGATGAACATTGCCGAGCTTAAGGCCATCACTGACGGTCAGGATGTAGACGACATTGCAGACCTGCTGCAACAACTGCCCGGCACCATCACCCGCAGGGTGCTCGACTCCATGGACAGCCAGGACCGACAGCGGATTGAAGTGGTTCTGTCCTACCCGGAAGATACCGCTGGCGGGCTGATGAACACCGACATGATCACTATTCGCCCCAGCAATACGGTCGATGTGGTGCTGCGCTATCTGCGCCGACACGAGAAAATCCCTGAAATGACCGACAGCCTGCTGGTGGTAAACCGCCGGGATGAATACATAGGCTCTTTGCCTCTCGGTATATTGCTGACGACAGACCCTTCTGCCACCGTCTACGAAGTCATGCAAACCGACGTTACTCCCATACCCGCAGATACCGAAGACACACAAGTCGCCCAGATATTCGAACGACAGGACCTTGTTTCCGCCCCGGTCATCAGCGACAAAGGCAAGCTGCTGGGTCGTATTACCATTGATGATGTGGTTGACGTTATTCGGGAAGAGGCTGAACACTCCATGATGAGCATGGCGGGTCTGGATGATGACGAGGACACCTTTGCTCCCGTCTTTAAAACAGCAAGGCGTCGCGCTGTCTGGCTGGGCATTAACTTAATTACGGCCTTTATCGCTGCCTCGGTCATTGGCATGTTCCAGACCACCATCGACAAAGTGGTCGCACTGGCAGTACTCATGCCGATTGTCGCCGGAATGGGTGGTAACGCCGGAGGTCAGGCTCTTACCCTGGTGATTCGCGGGATGGCGCTTGGACAGATCAGCAGCACCAACCTGCGCTGGCTGCTGAGTCGCGAGCTGGCAGTAGGCTTTATGAACGGTCTGCTCTGGGCCAGCCTGGTTGCCCTGATCGCTTACCTCTGGTTTAACGACCCTATTATTTCCCTGGTGATTGGCTGTGCCATGGTGATCAATTTGAGCGCTGCGGTAATCGTGGGTGCCAGCCTGCCGGTAATTCTGAAGTCTATGAATATAGATCCGTCTCTGGCGGGAACCATTATTCTGACCACCATTTCCGACGTGCTGGGCTTTTTCTCATTTCTTGGGCTGGCGACGCTTTTTTATGCCTGA
- the pmbA gene encoding metalloprotease PmbA codes for MGATTKADLDPKAEEGRLKTLVSDILDEARRQGADACEVGVSLDAGLSVGVRMGDVETVEFNRDQGFGITVYRGKKKGSASTSDSSPDAVRETVKAAYDIAGYASEDPDAGLAEADLMAKDLPDLDLYHPWGIEASDAIELALKCEDAGRQFDGKIANSDGANVSTHQGCRVYGNSHGFIGSYVSTRHSLSCVLIGQQGDDMQRDYWYTVARDAVDMDSAVSVGKKAAQRTVDRLGSQKVPTGQVPVVFAAEVASGLVSHFLSAISGGSLYRQASFLLDHLNKPVFPDWVRIHEQPHLQKALGSASFDNDGLATRAKDFITDGVLANYLLGTYSARKLGMTSTANAGGVNNLFLDSNAGDQNELLQQMGTGLLVTELMGQGVNTVTGDYSRGAAGFWVENGIIQYPVSEITIAGNLKDMFMNIVAAGNDYDTRSNVQVGSVLVEGMMVAGE; via the coding sequence ATGGGCGCAACAACCAAAGCAGATTTGGACCCAAAAGCAGAAGAAGGTCGTTTGAAAACGCTGGTGAGCGATATTCTGGATGAAGCCCGCCGTCAGGGAGCGGACGCCTGCGAGGTTGGTGTAAGCCTGGATGCAGGGTTGTCGGTCGGTGTCAGAATGGGCGACGTGGAAACCGTTGAGTTCAATCGTGACCAGGGGTTTGGGATAACGGTCTATCGTGGCAAAAAGAAAGGCTCTGCCAGCACGTCTGACAGTTCGCCCGACGCTGTTCGGGAAACCGTGAAAGCGGCTTATGATATTGCCGGGTATGCTTCTGAAGATCCGGATGCAGGGCTGGCGGAGGCCGACCTGATGGCTAAGGACCTGCCTGACCTTGATCTTTATCATCCCTGGGGAATTGAAGCCAGCGATGCCATTGAGCTGGCCCTTAAGTGTGAGGATGCGGGTCGTCAGTTTGATGGAAAAATTGCCAATTCTGACGGTGCCAATGTCTCAACACACCAAGGGTGTCGTGTTTATGGGAACAGTCACGGCTTTATTGGCAGTTATGTTTCTACCCGTCACAGCCTGAGTTGCGTGCTGATTGGTCAGCAGGGCGACGATATGCAGCGGGACTACTGGTACACCGTTGCCCGTGATGCAGTAGATATGGATTCAGCTGTCAGCGTTGGTAAAAAAGCGGCACAGCGAACCGTTGACCGGCTGGGCAGTCAGAAAGTCCCGACGGGGCAGGTACCGGTAGTGTTTGCCGCTGAGGTGGCGTCAGGTCTGGTTTCTCACTTTCTCTCAGCGATCAGTGGTGGCAGTCTCTACCGACAGGCATCGTTTTTGCTGGATCATCTGAATAAGCCGGTTTTCCCTGACTGGGTTCGCATTCATGAACAACCTCATTTGCAGAAGGCGCTGGGGTCCGCCAGCTTTGACAATGACGGTCTTGCAACCCGGGCCAAGGATTTTATTACCGATGGTGTATTGGCGAACTATCTGCTGGGAACCTATTCTGCACGCAAGCTTGGAATGACCAGTACTGCCAATGCAGGCGGAGTGAACAATCTGTTTCTCGACAGTAATGCCGGTGACCAGAACGAGCTGTTACAGCAAATGGGAACGGGCCTGCTGGTAACGGAATTGATGGGGCAGGGGGTTAACACGGTAACAGGAGACTATTCTCGTGGAGCAGCCGGTTTCTGGGTAGAAAATGGCATTATTCAATACCCGGTTTCTGAGATCACCATAGCGGGCAACCTGAAAGATATGTTTATGAACATTGTGGCTGCGGGCAATGATTATGATACCCGTAGTAATGTTCAGGTCGGCTCTGTACTGGTTGAAGGCATGATGGTGGCCGGAGAGTAA
- the yjgA gene encoding ribosome biogenesis factor YjgA, with translation MSEQKFDEFGDPIEEIIYVSRAELKRDMQELKDMGERLMEMKPSLLDKLPLGERLRAALDESKRIKSNNARKRHLGFIGKLMQDEDLEPIRELLSRLDATSEEFNRRFHQLERWRDRLISGDNKVLTEYLEQYPEADHQHIRQLVRNAKKEADQNKPPAAARKLFKYLREVDEL, from the coding sequence ATGTCTGAACAGAAATTTGACGAATTTGGCGACCCTATTGAGGAGATCATTTACGTCAGCCGTGCCGAGCTCAAGCGTGATATGCAGGAGCTGAAGGATATGGGTGAGCGGTTGATGGAAATGAAACCATCACTGCTGGATAAACTGCCTCTGGGCGAGCGCCTGCGAGCCGCCCTTGATGAGAGCAAGCGCATCAAAAGCAACAATGCCCGAAAGCGCCACCTGGGCTTTATCGGCAAACTGATGCAGGACGAAGACCTTGAACCCATCAGGGAGCTGCTCAGTCGCCTTGATGCCACCAGTGAAGAGTTCAACCGTCGCTTCCACCAGCTGGAACGCTGGCGCGATCGTCTGATCAGTGGTGATAACAAGGTTCTGACTGAGTATCTTGAACAGTATCCGGAAGCAGACCACCAGCACATTCGTCAGCTGGTTCGCAATGCGAAGAAAGAAGCTGACCAAAACAAACCGCCTGCCGCAGCTCGCAAGCTGTTCAAATACTTGCGCGAAGTAGACGAGTTATAA
- a CDS encoding glycerophosphoryl diester phosphodiesterase produces the protein MNLLMSEMIGHRGVASLAPENTLAGIRTAAELGLEWVELDVTLLGDGAAVMFHDPRLNRTTNGRGHLKKQTLISLKSLDAGSWHSEQWRGEKVPELDEALSLIKALGLGLNLELKPNRCDLHRLVDQVITALEQADFPVEKLLVSSFNHKALVLFRGRCEHQIGCLFETLPRNWCHKAQMVGAVSIHVNAEKLTEAGAKAVKAGGYQLYCYTVNDTQLLSRLKSWQVDGVFSDCPQDLK, from the coding sequence ATGAACCTGTTGATGAGTGAAATGATTGGTCATCGGGGGGTGGCGAGTCTGGCGCCTGAGAATACGCTGGCAGGCATTCGCACAGCGGCAGAGCTGGGACTGGAATGGGTCGAACTGGATGTGACGTTGCTGGGTGACGGGGCGGCAGTGATGTTCCATGATCCCCGTCTTAACCGTACGACTAATGGTCGTGGTCATCTGAAGAAGCAGACCCTGATATCGCTTAAATCACTGGATGCAGGCAGCTGGCACTCTGAGCAGTGGCGTGGGGAGAAGGTTCCCGAACTGGATGAAGCCCTGAGCCTGATTAAAGCTCTGGGGCTGGGGTTGAATCTGGAGTTAAAGCCTAACCGTTGTGACTTGCACCGGCTGGTTGACCAGGTGATCACTGCTTTGGAGCAGGCAGACTTTCCAGTGGAGAAGTTGCTGGTTTCCAGTTTTAATCATAAGGCACTGGTATTGTTCAGGGGGCGCTGTGAACACCAAATTGGCTGCCTGTTTGAAACCTTGCCCCGAAACTGGTGCCATAAGGCACAGATGGTGGGAGCTGTGAGCATTCATGTGAATGCTGAAAAGCTGACAGAAGCTGGCGCTAAAGCCGTGAAAGCGGGTGGGTACCAGCTTTACTGTTATACCGTAAACGACACACAGCTCCTTAGCAGGCTAAAGAGCTGGCAGGTGGACGGTGTTTTTTCAGACTGTCCGCAGGATTTGAAATGA